The following proteins are encoded in a genomic region of Reichenbachiella sp.:
- a CDS encoding geranylgeranylglycerol-phosphate geranylgeranyltransferase: MQRRSHIQLLVDALRLSRFNNLVIIFITQYAGAIFLLNSDQPVWFVVGDFRFFVLVLSTVIIAAAGYYINDYYDIKIDLINKPDRVIVGNTIKRRPVMIAHTSLNALGILLGAVVSLWIGVINLVCAFLLWWYSNQLKRLPFIGNFVVALLTGSTLLVLLVYYQSLDLLTMVYALFAFGITLIREIIKDIEDMEGDANYDGLTLPVVFGLRKTKIILFCIIAPFFSSLVVFLLQVRNQYLLYYFGVLTIPFIYFLYKLVLADTKKHFSYLSSYCKWLIIAGILSMAILKF; encoded by the coding sequence ATGCAAAGAAGGTCTCATATCCAGTTGCTCGTAGATGCCCTAAGACTGAGTCGTTTCAATAATCTTGTTATCATTTTTATCACCCAATATGCGGGAGCGATATTCTTGTTGAATTCAGATCAGCCCGTTTGGTTTGTTGTTGGAGACTTCAGGTTTTTTGTATTGGTACTAAGCACAGTTATTATAGCGGCGGCGGGTTACTACATTAATGACTACTACGATATAAAAATTGACCTAATCAACAAGCCAGATCGTGTAATTGTAGGAAATACGATTAAGCGAAGACCAGTTATGATCGCTCATACCTCCTTGAATGCTTTGGGCATTCTTTTGGGAGCTGTAGTTTCCTTGTGGATTGGTGTCATAAACTTGGTTTGTGCCTTTTTACTTTGGTGGTATTCCAATCAGCTGAAACGGCTTCCCTTCATTGGAAATTTTGTGGTCGCGCTCCTGACCGGCTCCACGCTGTTGGTACTTTTGGTGTATTATCAATCCTTGGATTTACTCACCATGGTTTATGCGCTATTCGCATTTGGCATTACTTTGATTCGTGAAATCATTAAGGACATTGAAGATATGGAGGGCGACGCTAATTACGATGGATTGACTTTGCCAGTTGTCTTTGGTTTGAGGAAAACTAAAATTATTCTATTCTGCATCATCGCTCCTTTTTTTTCTAGTCTGGTGGTGTTTTTGCTTCAGGTACGAAACCAATATCTTCTATATTATTTTGGTGTACTTACGATTCCATTTATATACTTTTTATACAAGCTGGTTTTAGCTGACACCAAAAAACATTTTTCGTATCTGAGCAGCTACTGCAAATGGCTTATTATTGCAGGCATTTTGAGTATGGCCATTCTAAAATTTTGA
- the purN gene encoding phosphoribosylglycinamide formyltransferase, whose protein sequence is MKRLAIFASGSGSNAEQITKYFHNKQSGVSVELILTNKSNAFVLERAKKLGVETKVFDRDAFYHSDKIVDLLKSKDIDLVVLAGFLWLVPKNLIAEFPDRIINIHPALLPKYGGKGMYGHHVHEAVVANSEKETGITIHLVDEVYDNGDILRQEKCEVSDADTPDQVAEKIHELEYEHFPKTIEEYLSKI, encoded by the coding sequence ATGAAAAGACTTGCAATTTTTGCTTCAGGGAGCGGTTCGAACGCCGAACAAATCACCAAATATTTTCACAATAAACAATCAGGGGTATCTGTCGAACTGATTCTGACCAACAAGTCTAATGCCTTTGTTTTAGAGCGAGCTAAGAAACTTGGAGTAGAAACCAAAGTTTTTGATAGAGATGCGTTTTATCATTCTGATAAAATTGTAGATCTGCTTAAATCAAAAGATATTGATTTGGTGGTATTAGCAGGATTCTTATGGTTGGTTCCAAAAAACTTAATTGCTGAATTTCCAGATCGAATAATAAACATTCACCCAGCGTTGCTCCCAAAGTATGGAGGTAAGGGTATGTATGGTCATCATGTACACGAGGCCGTAGTTGCTAATAGCGAAAAAGAAACTGGAATAACGATTCACTTGGTCGACGAAGTGTATGATAATGGCGACATTCTCAGACAAGAAAAGTGTGAGGTGTCGGATGCTGATACGCCGGATCAAGTGGCGGAAAAAATTCATGAATTGGAATATGAGCACTTTCCTAAAACCATTGAAGAATACCTTTCCAAAATTTAG
- the purH gene encoding bifunctional phosphoribosylaminoimidazolecarboxamide formyltransferase/IMP cyclohydrolase, which translates to MGSKKIKSALISVFHKDNLDNIVKVLAANDVTIYSTGGTQKFIEDLNIAVTPVEDLTSYPSIFSGRVKTLHPAIFGGILNRRDNTSDQEEKAAHDIPDIDLVIVDLYPFEATVASGANEADIIEKIDIGGISLIRGAAKNFNDVLIVSSMEQYEEVLGMLDSQNCETSLEQRKSFACKAFDISSHYDSAIFNYFNKEQEEPSFKQSVRQSQSLRYGENPHQNGSFFGDLTELFDQLNGKELSYNNLVDVDAAVSLIREFEGETAFAIIKHTNACGVALGSDVKDAYLKALSSDNVSAFGGILITNKKVDLAAAEEINKLFCEVLIAPEYDEEALKLLKSKKNRIILRIKDLSPNPVQFKSLLNGVIVQDADLKTDAKEDLTTVTKKVPTAEQIDALLFASKICKHTKSNTIVFTNNDMMLSSGTGQTSRVDALNQAIEKAGSFGMDLNGAVMASDAFFPFPDCVEIANKAGIAAVIQPGGSIKDQLSIDYCDEVDMAMVMTGTRHFKH; encoded by the coding sequence ATGGGATCAAAAAAAATTAAATCAGCACTTATTTCTGTCTTTCACAAAGACAACCTGGACAACATCGTCAAAGTATTGGCCGCTAATGATGTAACTATCTATTCTACTGGCGGAACACAAAAATTTATTGAAGATTTGAATATTGCAGTTACTCCTGTGGAGGATCTGACTTCTTACCCTTCTATTTTTTCTGGTCGAGTAAAAACCCTACACCCTGCTATTTTTGGAGGCATCCTCAATAGAAGAGACAATACTAGTGATCAAGAAGAAAAAGCAGCACATGATATTCCGGATATTGATTTGGTGATAGTTGATTTGTATCCATTTGAAGCTACTGTGGCGTCGGGAGCCAATGAGGCTGATATTATTGAAAAAATTGACATTGGAGGTATTTCTCTCATTAGAGGAGCGGCTAAGAATTTCAACGATGTATTGATCGTGTCTTCAATGGAACAATACGAAGAAGTTTTAGGCATGCTGGATTCACAAAACTGTGAAACCTCTCTTGAGCAAAGAAAATCATTTGCTTGTAAGGCATTTGATATTTCCTCTCACTATGATTCTGCAATTTTTAACTATTTCAACAAGGAGCAAGAAGAGCCATCATTCAAACAAAGTGTAAGACAATCTCAATCCTTGAGATATGGTGAAAACCCACATCAGAATGGAAGCTTCTTTGGAGACCTAACAGAATTATTTGACCAACTCAATGGCAAAGAGCTTTCATATAACAACTTGGTGGATGTAGATGCAGCCGTATCTTTAATCAGAGAGTTTGAAGGAGAGACAGCTTTTGCGATTATCAAGCATACGAATGCATGCGGCGTGGCGTTAGGATCTGACGTAAAGGATGCTTATTTGAAAGCATTGTCTTCCGATAATGTTTCTGCTTTTGGAGGTATTTTAATTACCAACAAGAAAGTAGATCTGGCAGCAGCAGAAGAGATCAACAAATTGTTTTGTGAAGTGCTAATTGCACCAGAATACGACGAAGAGGCTTTGAAATTATTGAAATCCAAAAAGAACAGAATAATTCTTCGTATCAAGGATTTATCTCCAAATCCAGTGCAATTCAAGTCTCTTTTGAATGGAGTGATCGTACAGGATGCAGATTTAAAAACGGATGCAAAGGAAGATTTGACTACAGTCACTAAAAAAGTACCAACAGCAGAGCAAATTGATGCCCTGTTGTTTGCTTCTAAAATTTGTAAGCATACGAAGTCTAACACTATTGTATTTACAAACAACGATATGATGCTTTCAAGCGGAACTGGCCAGACAAGTCGGGTTGATGCTTTGAATCAGGCGATTGAAAAAGCTGGTAGTTTTGGAATGGACTTAAATGGAGCAGTGATGGCATCTGACGCTTTCTTTCCATTCCCTGATTGTGTGGAAATCGCTAATA